ttgttgttttcttgagTTCTTCACGTTTTCTTGTCGAACAGAACTCGAAAAGTCAAATGGCAAAATGATGTTGCCAAGTTTAACAATGTTTCTATGATTTCTACGTTGATGAAGatacaaatgaataaatatcaaattacatattttattattattaaatttatgaataaaatttttttcttaactaaAACTGTTTTTATCTGAAAAATTTCGAGATGATCGAGAATGTAAAcattatttcatatttttgtttattttgtgatttATTGTCGTCTGCATCCTCTATTTTGAACTTGTCTTCCTATTTTGGGAGTTCTTGAAGACTTGAACCGAGGGTGTTGCTTCAGATATTACTATAGTTAACGAGTTGTAACTGGTTGGAAATGCTCTTAATTCAAAAACTTGTAAATCCTCTTGGGAATTCAAGCAGATATCTGAGATGGAATTCTGTTTGCCTGGCAGTTAGTActtcaacaagaaaccttcATTTGTCTCGGCCTAATGAATCAGCTTTCGGCGAAGATGCCAAAAATGCCCTCCGTAATTTTGGTGATATCAAGCACGCTCCTATCCCAGCATTAACATATGGAATTGGAGGACTTTTCCCTTTCACTGCCATCCCAGTGTATATGTTGTCATCAGGAGTGTACATCCCGGAAATGGCTTTCACTTCAATGGCCTACAGTGCTGTTATTTTGTCATTCATTGGTGGAGTACGATGGGGATCAGCTGTATCAAACCCTGAGGTAAGCTCAcaaaaaattctcctttttcaccagttaatcttttcttttctcttgcaGATAATGAATCCCAACTGGAAGAATTTCACTACCTCTATTGCACCCTCTATTGTCGGATGGATGTCACTACTAGTCAGTAATCCTATTGGCACCTTACTGTCCATTTCTGGGTTCTCCCTGTGCCTCTTGCAAGACATGACATCAAGCCAGTTCCCTTCTTGGTACAAATCTTTGAGAATTTTGCTTAGCACAGTTGCAATTTGTGCTTTGCTAACCACTTTCATGTGCCAATTCTTGCTTCCTCTGGagcccaaaaaagaatagtcTATTCTTTTAACCTAACTTGCAATATTTCTTAAAAAGTCTTACAAGTTACCATCGCaatatagaaatatatataaatgtttccacaatttttcaaaagatatgCGCTTTTTACCCTGTTAGTCTAGTAAAACGATATTAGGCGCACTTCTTTATTACCACATTGATGAATTGataaatgtcaaaaaagaaacgaagaaattcatttaaaaactaattagaTTACGTCGAGAGGAACTGCTGATGCAACCTGAAGCCGAGCGACATCCCTGTAGTGCTCCAACAAGGATCCAGTTTCTATATAAATACGTCCGGCTGTTGATTTGATCGTCCGTTGACGATTTCTTCTTGGTCAGAGTTGTTCGACATCGGTAGCAAGCGGTAATAATCTGCGAGATGGTTTCAAAGGCAAATAATGTCGGTTTGATTGCTGCGTTTCGAAGCTTGGGAAACGTTGTAACAGGACCAAGTGCCGCCTTGTTTTACGGAGCATGGGGAGTTTTACCGTTTATTTCCATCCCAATTTATATGGGAATGACTGGTAAATACATTCCACAGTTGATTTATGCTGATTTGACCTATGGTGGTGGCATTGTCTCTTTCCTTGGAGCTGTGAGGTGGGGCTTtgcaatcaacaattttaaagTAAGTTAAATCACATAACATGCATTTCTCTATTTTGAATACTAACAAAATTGTACCCAGGACAAAACCCTTAAACCAAGTTTCACAACTCTTGGATGGGCTGTGACTCCTGTTAGCATTGCTTGGCTAGCTCTTCTAACTTCTCAAACTAATGGAAGCCTTATGATAATTGGGACATTTCTTGCCTGTATTATTCAAGATGCTTACGCCACCGAATATCCTTCGTGGTATAAATCTTATAGGTTGATTTTTGCTTCTTCTGCTGTTCTTTCTCTGGGAGCAAATCTAATCATGTATAATTCCATAATGAATTAGTTTTCACTAGAGTTCACCTTGGTCAtgcaattgattttaaaatactcATATTTAGATTGAAACATATCCATTTCAATGATTAGTGCCAATGTAATGCATAACCCATTCTTAtagtgtgtaaaaaaaatgagcttTGTGCAAAATCCCTGTTACATTTTAGCAGGTTTTTATAATACACAATAAATGACCAAATCTTTGTTAATACATCAACTGTATGTTCTTTAGACAAAACCAATGACTTCTAACAATTTATACAGACTAGATTATAGGACATCTATGATCATCGCAGGGAAAACGTATGCAAATACTGTGGTGGATTAAAAGTTTTCATGATACCCGATTGTTAATCGGAATTTGTTCGATTGTTTCCTGTAAGAGCACCATATCGTCAGTTGCATGACTGTAGGcaattaatacaaaaatatgttttaccTTGTCGAAATCGAGTCATTGAAGCCAACATTCGAATCATATACGAAGCGGGGATCGTAATTGTGTCTCGCGTTTCCTCCAGCATGCGCGCGTTACGGGCTACCAACTAAAAAGATACCAAAACGCAATAAATAGTAATGATTTCTAACAACtgatatttataaatttaattataaataCCTCTTCAATATTTATGTTATTTTCTGAGTCAGAAGACGGAGTCCATAGTTTGATATCATAATCGATACCGGAAGTGGCCAAAATAGGCTCATAAGGATGAGGTCGAACTCGATTGACCACACGAGTATCAGCCTGCAGAACCGAGACGACTTTACCAGTTTGACGGTTCCAAATGAAAACGTGGCCACAATCTGAACCCGACATGACGTGACACCTCCCCCAAAAACAGGCTTCATTTATAGCAgtcctatttttaaaataagcaAATATTATAAACGTTTGAActgcaaaataatttcaaaaatccaaattaCCGAGAATTTCTATGTCCAACAAATTTCATCTTTGAAATCGGTTGGTAAAGCATTTCACAAGCGTTATGCTCATCTTCATCGTCCTGGACACACATCATTTCATCGCCTCCCAAAGGATCCCttataaaattaatcaatttaacAATAGCGAAAGTAAGACTTCGTGAAAAAGTACCTTAGAACGGGATATCCATTGGAACTTTGTTCGGAATCTTGTCGATTTCGGAAAGGAGGAAACGATTCATTTCTGTCATCTGAATAGTTTGTGGAACTATCGTCCATACCACCATCCATGTTCTCCGGCTGATTCTCCGGATTATTTTCTGATCTTCCAAGTGATTCATATGttacaaaatcaatttcatctcTGCTGTTCACATCATCGCGAACATTGGAATTAGCCAGGGAAACATTGGCTTCAGCAACGGGAAAAGAGGGATCTTCTGTTGGGTTTTCGAAAGGGCTCGATGGGGAGGCGACACTCGGCGAATTTAGGCTTGTCATGGACCTCAAAACATCCGCCATACGTTGCATGAAACCTTCGTGAACTGTAGGTCGTGCTTGTCCAATATCTGCGAAATACGAAAGAATACTTCTATAACTGAATAGAGGTTTGAAACGCAATAAGGCATTACCAGGAGCAGCTCTACTCATTCCGGCGGAAGGCCCAGTATCAGACCAATCGCCCCGCAAACGAACACGTTTAAAACTATTGCCTTGACGAGCACGTCGCCGAGACAAGGAGTTTGTGTCTGCATTTCCACTGAATTGCTCATCCAATTCGAATTTAGGAATACTTAAAGGTAAATACGAAGACGGATCCTAaattaatgaagaaaataatgaaacctTGAGCAGTGAATATTTAATTAGTATTTTACCTTGACGTCAAAAAGGTAAACACCTTCGCCCGAGAAACTCGCAAGGACTTGATCACCTTCTGGGCTAAACTGGACGGATGTAGTTCGATATGAATGGCTCGACAATGAGGGCACTCTCATACTAGACACGATCGATTGTGTTGGTGAACCTAAAGAGCCAACGTTGAGTTTCCGACGATCCATGACATAAACTTGACTGTCGGATGTTCCTATTGCAAATTCATGTGGAAGGACGGGATTAATGGCTGCAGATGATAATGACGATTGACAGATGAAAAGTATATTCTAAAACGAGAAAACGTTAGAATAAACAGGCGAGTGATTGATCAATCTCATACCTCTTTGCAACGTAAAGTTGGGCAAGTTTTGGTTGCCCTCAAATCAAACCATCTAGCAGTTCCATCTTCTCCTACActtaaaaaagtgtttggCTCACTTTCCACTGTGATAACTTCATAAACAGGACCCTGATGACATCTGAAAACATCCTGTAAGCTGCCATCCTCCTTTTCCAAATCTGGAATTgtgatgtttttgttttttaatagttgATTGATGcatgtgaattgaaaatattaccTGAAACCATTACGACCCCATCACCTGAACATGAAACGGCTTGTCTGTCCCCCGTCTGGGGTAAAAACTTTGCACTCATGATGTTAGTTTTGTGAAGGCCCTTGACTTGCATGGTCATCTATCAGAAGCAAAATTTGTATTCAGGCGTAATTATAAAACACTGTGATGTGTTTAAAGTGGTTCATtacaataaattattataCACTTACTTGGCCATCAATCCATCTAGTTACAGCTAGTTTTCTGTCATCTGATCCTGAAAGAATCAGATCTCCTGACAGATTCCATTGGATGGTATTGACACATCCTGAGAAACCAATGATCAAGCAACATCTTAACTTGAACAAATGTTACAATTTTCTTTACCAGAATGTACTGCAAGAGTCTTGAACTTTGTTAAATGGCGAATAGTCCATTGGCTGTCTAGAATAatgtacaacaaaaaaattattttatggtCTTTAaagtgttttgtttgaaaattaaaatggcAATTATTGATCACTCCATTACCTGTTACTGCTCGGTGGAGATCAAAACGCGTATCCAGATTAAACTGGGCACTTAAAATCGACCTAAACATGGTCACCGTATGACAATAATTTACGAAAACATAACGGTAACAAACTGAAATATGACTCGACGTTTGGTAGATATCAGCTGTTCTAGCAGACGAAAATGTACCTTGGTCACTCTCTCATTGGCTGATTTTCACTCACGATTTTCGTGTTGCCTCTTGcttgttatttcttcatcTCGTCAGCACAACTAAGGGTGTccctaaactatggacttggacagtccattttggactactaaactatggacttcgaTCGAAAACTATGGACTTCACCAGATGGCGCTGCCTGTCAAAGTCCATATTTTAGAACCTGAACGCTCCACCAATGGCCatactaaactatggactttTCCTGAAAAGTATGGACTTTATCCAAATTCAACATAAAACATAAACTACGAATCGttctatcatttttttgttttaaatatttaacgtCCGTTCAATAAACTACAAGAAGCCACGAGCTTTCTAGAGCTGGCGGGAcacttacttttttaaagccaaaatttgtttggttcatagttttttattataataatagtatCAAATGCCAGAACACTGCTTGGTAGAATTCCGTCGGCGGTAggatatatttttgtaaaatattctatttttttgttaatttcttctaaagtattattttttattaattcgcTGTCTTGCTTTATCCGATCTATAAAACGATTTAAATACAAGATGTTTTTCCGTGTTAATTAAAGGCAAaatctcttatatatttttaagctTCTATTTGCGAATTTAACTAATATTCCTTCCTCCTATATCCACATTACTCTCACTAAGTTTACCCGGTTctaaagataaaattgaaaattcgggTTGTCCAAGTAAAGCACCAATTGCAAGAGAAGCATGAGCTACATATCTTTTTTGCTTAATTAATAGGTTTAAGCTTTCTATCAGATGATGAGCTATGCTTTTTATATCTTCGATTCATACTTAagatctcatttttttttaaattgacttttGCTTTTATATAAAACAACGTATAGGGCAAGAACAGTCTTTAGAGACATAAGCGGTTCTGCagcacatttaaaattaattccctCTTTTGAGAAATGTGTTCATACTGTGTACCTAAAAGATCAATAGCTCCATTATTAACAAAACCACTAccatatcttaaaaaaataaagggataaACATAATGGGTATAATGGGTAATgcgaaagccaaaaagaaagcgGAAGTTGCGGATTATATGCCATCGCATTTGCGACAGCCTGGGCATTTTCATTTAATCCATCTGAATTGAGGTTTGATGGGTCAAAAATGCGCTCCCATCTAATGAAATGCATTTCCGACGGCGCAATCATTCCTTTTCCAACCGAAGGACTCCGAACGCGTTCAAATTGGAgaccaaagaaacaaatttccattCCCCTCTTCTGTGTGTGTCGGATGCCcgacttttgatttcataaaCTCCTTCCTAAAAAATTTCACGTTATGGTACAGTGCAACATTTGCAAAGAATATTTCCATCCGGAATGCGAGAACATACCTGAATCTGCCATCAAGTGCAAAAAAGTGCTCTGGTATTGCTCATCTTGCATTTAAACGTTAAAtgactttgttttatttcttttctcaaatgtcaaatcaagaataataaaaccttttttgaaatgttcaaaatgTACCTTGTAAATCGTGTATTAATATTCGCAATACACCATTCGGAATGAATTTGTggtttgcttaaatttaattaaaagataTATTCATTTAACCTTTTAAAACTTAAGCGAAAATATTCGGATCTAAGCCAAGTTTATACATTTAAAGTCCATACTTTAGACGCCAAGTCCAGTGTTTCGGATATAACGCCATCTGATGGAGTCCATAGTTTCTGCAGGTTAAAGTCCATATTTTAGGTCCCCAAGTCCATAGTTTCGGACAGGCAGCGCCATCTGGTGAAGTCCATAGTTTTCGAtcgaagtccatagtttagtagtccaaaatggactgtccaagtccatagtttagggACACCCCTAATTGTGTAAACATCCACATATTTGTATTCTGCTCCAAAGCCAACTGGGTTATttttaacatgaaaacaaaagttctTTGGGAAACTGACGAAGAATAAGGTGTATTGCAACAAAAACACGACAATGACCAGCCTAAAATTATCAATATCAGGAGAATGGCATATTATATTTACAGCCAGTTAGCAAGTCTGTGTAAGTTTGTTAATATTGTGATTGCGGATATTTACAGCAGATGAAATGTTGCAGTCCGTGTGATATCCAAATGTGTTTGTCTgcaattgaaattcaagatcaaaagataaagaaaagagaacaagGTTAACAAACTTATTTAGACATGACCGAATATTACAGAGGGTCGACGGAAACAAAACGGTTGTATTTTAAACCCTCACTTTCATTCTCCAGACAAAGATAATAATGAAGCGGAATATTTCTACACGTTCACATTATTAGATACACAATCTCGTAATAACATGGACAACAATAGGGTCAATTTAGTTGCAAAAATCGTCAACCCAGAGTCGAAACTCGCAcgacccaacaaaaaaatcaaagctcTTCTTCATCAATTTATCTAGAATAATTTCATCTTTAGCTTTAACAACATCAATCTCAAAAGAGATTGAACTGTCAACACACCAGATCTCGAGGGGCACCAAAGTGATTTTCTTCTACCAGCACCAATTGGTCAACGAAGAAGCTCCTGACGATGTCAAACTAttgtaaaaatagaaacgcATTGGACCAGCAAAAACGTGACATCCCTGCCCAACCAAGTCGGGAGCTGCTAATTGTTTCTGAATGATCATGTCTGCTCGCTGACCCCAAAAAGATCGTTCAGTCACGAAACAGAGTTGTTTGTTCCGCAGCGTCAGAGTGTTTCCTTTGCGGCCGGACACGCTGCGAATGCAATGTTGGGATCCTTCTTCCAAATCAGAAACGGTGACGTCAAACACTACGGAAACGGTGTCCACGTTCATCTGTGAGCGGCTGCCACTTCGGCTGCGGAAGGGAGACATTGGCGACGCGTTGTTGTAGTCGGATGGAAATGAATTGACGGTGCAGACCGTGGGGCTCGAAATAAGCAAATTGTCTAGTGCTCGAACGATCTGTTGTGTCGAGGGAGGTGATCCTGGTCGTGAAACTGGCTCTGATTGGCTGTAAGGCGCAGGCGGACTAATGTCACGTTTCGTATTGGGCAATTCTTCCAGAATGAATTGAAGTTCACGCTCCGTCCGGCTATCGATCGAGTCTTGGCGGCTAACGCAGCCAGAAGTGATGCTGTTAAATTCCGGCGACCTCATTTCCACCGATCCGGAATTCGGTGTACGCAGTGGCGACGGGAAATCGCGGATAACATCGGGAGCACCTCCGTCAGCGACGTCACTCATTTCTTCGGTCATCGTGAGCTGTGTTCTTTTTCCCGACAAGTTGTACGATGATTGGCCGTCGGGTGTGGACAGAATTCCGCGAAACCAAAGCCCGAGCTCATCGAAGCAGATGTGAGCGTAACCTTCGATCAATTCCGGTTTGGCAGGTTTCTCCATCGCCAATTGTTCTTTGAAAGAACCGAAACTGCCAAAACTTTGGCTGCGTCTTCTCCGAGTGTAGAGTAAAGACATTTTCCACCTAGTTAAGAAAAATACTCAATTATTATTCTAATTTTCAAGGATTCACGATTAAAAATAGATAGCGACAGATGGTAGGATTGCACGAAAACATGACCTTGAATTGGGTACTATAGGGAAACAAACTCcatagaaaatgttgtttaaaCGAAAGATAAGCAAAATCATTTCCTCCCTATGCTGACtccacatttttgttattttttccaaaagaaacgAAGGTCACGGGACAGACTtgacacgaaaaaaagaaacgaaaaatcttTTGCTTAGCAAAGTCTCTTACCCGATTTGGCAACAAGGTCACGACGTCTATACTCCTCTCTAATTTCcaagtgatttaaaaaaaaaaaaccaaaacccaGGCAGCAGACTCTCTTTGGATGAAACGAATATTACCACACACGGTTGAAATGTTCACACACTTGCGTCAACGCGCTGAATATTTCGTTTCGTTCGCCGTTGACTGCCAGTTCACGTCTGGCAGTGTCATGTTGTTTGCACGCGGGACTCTCAACGTCGCCATCGGT
This window of the Daphnia pulex isolate KAP4 chromosome 5, ASM2113471v1 genome carries:
- the LOC124194746 gene encoding transmembrane protein 69-like → MVSKANNVGLIAAFRSLGNVVTGPSAALFYGAWGVLPFISIPIYMGMTGKYIPQLIYADLTYGGGIVSFLGAVRWGFAINNFKDKTLKPSFTTLGWAVTPVSIAWLALLTSQTNGSLMIIGTFLACIIQDAYATEYPSWYKSYRLIFASSAVLSLGANLIMYNSIMN
- the LOC124194745 gene encoding transmembrane protein 69-like, with translation MLLIQKLVNPLGNSSRYLRWNSVCLAVSTSTRNLHLSRPNESAFGEDAKNALRNFGDIKHAPIPALTYGIGGLFPFTAIPVYMLSSGVYIPEMAFTSMAYSAVILSFIGGVRWGSAVSNPEIMNPNWKNFTTSIAPSIVGWMSLLVSNPIGTLLSISGFSLCLLQDMTSSQFPSWYKSLRILLSTVAICALLTTFMCQFLLPLEPKKE
- the LOC124194742 gene encoding uncharacterized protein LOC124194742 isoform X3; the protein is MRVIFVGKKERNKVLCLKSIHRVDELAARRRYRPPCAGRNPPTVSVWKLFWKKRDYLFVFDGDFKALISAYTIRSSIQSHSRWKMSLLYTRRRRSQSFGSFGSFKEQLAMEKPAKPELIEGYAHICFDELGLWFRGILSTPDGQSSYNLSGKRTQLTMTEEMSDVADGGAPDVIRDFPSPLRTPNSGSVEMRSPEFNSITSGCVSRQDSIDSRTERELQFILEELPNTKRDISPPAPYSQSEPVSRPGSPPSTQQIVRALDNLLISSPTVCTVNSFPSDYNNASPMSPFRSRSGSRSQMNVDTVSVVFDVTVSDLEEGSQHCIRSVSGRKGNTLTLRNKQLCFVTERSFWGQRADMIIQKQLAAPDLVGQGCHVFAGPMRFYFYNSLTSSGASSLTNWCW
- the LOC124194736 gene encoding DDB1- and CUL4-associated factor 6-like codes for the protein MFRSILSAQFNLDTRFDLHRAVTDSQWTIRHLTKFKTLAVHSGCVNTIQWNLSGDLILSGSDDRKLAVTRWIDGQMTMQVKGLHKTNIMSAKFLPQTGDRQAVSCSGDGVVMVSDLEKEDGSLQDVFRCHQGPVYEVITVESEPNTFLSVGEDGTARWFDLRATKTCPTLRCKENILFICQSSLSSAAINPVLPHEFAIGTSDSQVYVMDRRKLNVGSLGSPTQSIVSSMRVPSLSSHSYRTTSVQFSPEGDQVLASFSGEGVYLFDVKDPSSYLPLSIPKFELDEQFSGNADTNSLSRRRARQGNSFKRVRLRGDWSDTGPSAGMSRAAPDIGQARPTVHEGFMQRMADVLRSMTSLNSPSVASPSSPFENPTEDPSFPVAEANVSLANSNVRDDVNSRDEIDFVTYESLGRSENNPENQPENMDGGMDDSSTNYSDDRNESFPPFRNRQDSEQSSNGYPVLRDPLGGDEMMCVQDDEDEHNACEMLYQPISKMKFVGHRNSRTAINEACFWGRCHVMSGSDCGHVFIWNRQTGKVVSVLQADTRVVNRVRPHPYEPILATSGIDYDIKLWTPSSDSENNINIEELVARNARMLEETRDTITIPASYMIRMLASMTRFRQGNNRTNSD